A genome region from Tistrella bauzanensis includes the following:
- the coxB gene encoding cytochrome c oxidase subunit II, with protein sequence MADRPDRRRRLIAIGVSAPILLTGAILLTGGCTGIQSTLDPAGIGAERVASLFWVMLTGAGIIWVMVMAIAIHAARRRRPISLFKAKRFIIAMGAIFPTVVLTALLVHGLRLMPELRTGGGDLTIEVVGEQFWWRVVYHPPAGHPAAGTPVVSANEIRLPAGAEVDLVLNSPDVIHSFWIPAIAGKIDMIPGRTTRLTLKPTRPGVYRGACAEFCGTAHALMALTAEVMPQADFDRWLADQAGPARSPAPGTPAARGARIFADQGCGACHSVRGTDARGTIGPDLTRIGGRHSIGAGILPNTPARLADFISATTTVKPGVLMPPYGMLAPQALADLSAYLESLE encoded by the coding sequence ATGGCTGACCGCCCGGATCGCAGGCGACGCCTGATCGCCATTGGTGTCTCAGCCCCCATATTGCTGACTGGCGCCATATTACTGACTGGCGGTTGCACCGGCATTCAGTCGACGCTGGATCCGGCCGGCATCGGCGCCGAACGGGTGGCGTCGCTGTTCTGGGTGATGCTGACCGGTGCCGGCATCATCTGGGTGATGGTGATGGCGATCGCCATCCATGCCGCCCGCCGCAGGCGCCCGATCAGCCTGTTCAAGGCCAAGCGGTTCATCATCGCCATGGGCGCCATCTTCCCGACCGTGGTGCTGACCGCGCTGCTGGTCCACGGGCTGCGGCTGATGCCCGAACTGCGCACGGGCGGCGGCGATCTGACGATCGAGGTGGTGGGCGAGCAGTTCTGGTGGCGGGTGGTCTATCACCCGCCCGCCGGCCACCCGGCCGCCGGCACGCCGGTGGTGTCGGCCAATGAAATCCGCCTGCCGGCCGGTGCCGAGGTCGATCTGGTGCTGAACAGCCCCGACGTGATCCATTCGTTCTGGATCCCGGCCATTGCCGGCAAGATCGACATGATCCCCGGCCGTACCACCCGGCTGACGCTGAAGCCGACCAGACCGGGCGTCTATCGCGGCGCCTGCGCCGAATTCTGCGGCACCGCCCATGCCCTGATGGCGTTGACGGCCGAGGTGATGCCGCAGGCCGATTTCGACCGCTGGCTGGCCGATCAGGCCGGCCCCGCGCGGAGCCCGGCCCCCGGCACGCCGGCCGCGCGCGGGGCCAGGATTTTTGCCGATCAGGGTTGCGGCGCCTGCCACAGCGTGCGCGGCACCGACGCGCGGGGCACCATCGGCCCCGATCTCACCCGGATCGGCGGGCGCCACAGCATCGGCGCCGGCATCCTGCCCAACACCCCCGCGCGTCTGGCCGATTTCATCAGCGCCACCACCACGGTCAAGCCGGGGGTGCTGATGCCACCCTATGGCATGCTGGCGCCGCAGGCCCTGGCCGACCTCTCAGCCTATCTGGAGAGCCTGGAATGA
- a CDS encoding glucose/quinate/shikimate family membrane-bound PQQ-dependent dehydrogenase: MPEIPTHRRSTLLVLTALVFLIIGLGLVAAGGWLAAHGGSWYYVAAGLGFLIIAWLLFRGHAAALWAYALLTLASLVWAVGEAGLDWWQLAPRGDVIVVLGLWLAMPWMTRRLGVRALAPRALPLPLALAATIVVAAIAMAVPSHGIDGRLPMQAVADLPPDSGGVPAGDWHAYGRTQGGQRYSPLDQFTPQTIDRLDVAWTYHTGDVRKPTDPDETTYQVTPLKVGDTLYLCTPHNHVIALDAETGRERWRYDPEVPDSANRQHLTCRGVSYHLGEAADPATPPDRQAPCVARIFMPTADARLIALDARTGDVCRDFGEDGAIQLWRGMPNLKEGFYYSTSPPVVTRELIVIGGAVNDNVSTSDPSGVIRAYDIDNGALVWNFDTGNPDATQPIEDGQSYTENSPNSWSIGSVDEDLGLVYLPIGNQPPDQWGGRRSDSVERFSSSVTALDLATGQVRWVFQAVHHDLWDRDVPAQPTLVDLAMPDSPRARPDGTVPALVQPTKQGDIFVLDRRTGDPLLPVTEEPAPQGAAEGDHTAPTQPASALSFRPPPLRERDMWGATMFDQLACRIRYRSLDYDGAYTPPSVRGTLVYPGNFGVFNWGGVAVDPERQVLFATPAYLAFVIRLIPRDNDTDTYVSDGPPGLNENFGAPFAVDIGPMLSPLGLPCQAPPWGYVAGADLRTGEIAWMRRNGTVRDRAPVPLPFEMGVPDLGGPLITAGGTAFISGTIDNDVRGYDLETGRRLWEDRLPAGGQATPMSYLGRDGRQYLLVVAGGHGSLGTDAGDAVIAYTLPKNQALPDNQASPNG, encoded by the coding sequence CTGGGCCTATGCCCTGCTCACCCTGGCCTCGCTGGTCTGGGCGGTCGGGGAAGCGGGGCTCGACTGGTGGCAACTGGCGCCGCGCGGCGACGTCATCGTGGTGCTGGGGCTGTGGCTGGCCATGCCGTGGATGACCCGGCGGCTGGGTGTGCGGGCGCTGGCGCCACGGGCCCTGCCGCTGCCGCTGGCGCTGGCGGCCACCATCGTCGTGGCGGCGATCGCCATGGCCGTGCCATCCCATGGCATCGATGGCCGCCTGCCCATGCAGGCCGTGGCCGATCTGCCCCCCGATAGCGGCGGCGTGCCGGCCGGAGACTGGCACGCCTATGGCCGCACGCAAGGCGGCCAGCGTTACAGCCCGCTCGACCAGTTCACGCCGCAGACCATCGACCGGCTGGATGTCGCCTGGACCTATCACACCGGCGATGTCCGCAAGCCCACCGACCCCGACGAGACCACTTATCAGGTCACGCCGCTGAAAGTGGGCGATACGCTCTATCTATGCACGCCCCATAACCATGTGATCGCGCTGGATGCCGAGACCGGCCGCGAGCGCTGGCGCTATGACCCAGAGGTGCCCGACAGCGCCAACCGCCAGCACCTCACCTGCCGGGGCGTGTCATACCATCTGGGCGAGGCCGCCGACCCCGCCACGCCCCCCGACCGGCAGGCCCCCTGTGTGGCCCGGATCTTCATGCCCACCGCCGATGCCCGGCTGATCGCGCTGGATGCCCGGACCGGCGATGTCTGCCGCGATTTCGGTGAGGACGGCGCGATACAATTGTGGCGCGGCATGCCGAACCTGAAGGAAGGCTTCTATTATTCCACCTCGCCGCCGGTGGTGACGCGAGAGCTGATCGTCATCGGCGGCGCGGTCAACGACAATGTCTCGACCAGCGACCCCTCGGGCGTGATCCGCGCCTATGACATCGACAATGGCGCGCTGGTGTGGAACTTCGACACCGGCAATCCCGATGCCACCCAGCCGATCGAGGACGGCCAGAGCTATACCGAAAACTCGCCCAATAGCTGGTCGATCGGCAGCGTCGACGAAGATCTGGGGCTGGTCTATCTGCCGATCGGCAACCAGCCGCCCGACCAGTGGGGCGGCCGCCGATCCGACAGCGTCGAGCGGTTTTCCTCCTCGGTCACCGCGCTCGATCTGGCCACCGGTCAGGTGCGCTGGGTGTTCCAGGCCGTGCATCACGATCTGTGGGACCGCGACGTGCCGGCCCAGCCGACCCTGGTCGATCTGGCGATGCCGGACAGCCCGCGCGCCCGGCCCGACGGCACGGTGCCGGCGCTGGTTCAGCCCACCAAACAGGGCGACATCTTCGTGCTCGACCGCCGCACCGGCGATCCGCTGCTGCCGGTGACCGAAGAGCCGGCCCCGCAGGGCGCGGCCGAGGGCGACCATACCGCCCCCACCCAGCCGGCATCGGCGCTGTCGTTCCGCCCGCCGCCGCTTCGGGAACGCGACATGTGGGGCGCCACCATGTTTGATCAGCTCGCCTGCCGCATCCGCTATCGCAGCCTGGATTACGACGGCGCCTATACCCCGCCCTCGGTGCGCGGCACCCTGGTCTATCCGGGCAATTTCGGGGTGTTCAACTGGGGCGGCGTCGCGGTCGACCCGGAACGGCAGGTGCTGTTCGCGACACCGGCCTATCTCGCCTTCGTCATCCGGCTGATCCCGCGTGACAACGACACCGACACCTATGTCTCCGATGGCCCGCCCGGCCTGAACGAGAATTTCGGCGCGCCCTTCGCGGTCGATATCGGCCCGATGCTGTCGCCGCTGGGCCTGCCCTGTCAGGCGCCGCCCTGGGGCTATGTCGCCGGCGCCGATCTGCGCACCGGCGAGATCGCCTGGATGCGCCGGAACGGCACGGTCCGCGACCGCGCGCCGGTGCCGCTGCCCTTCGAGATGGGCGTGCCCGATCTGGGCGGGCCGCTGATCACCGCCGGCGGCACCGCCTTCATCAGCGGCACGATCGACAATGACGTCCGCGGCTATGACCTGGAAACCGGTCGCCGGCTGTGGGAAGACCGCCTGCCCGCCGGCGGCCAGGCAACGCCGATGAGCTATCTGGGCCGCGATGGCCGGCAATATCTGCTGGTGGTGGCCGGCGGCCATGGCTCGCTCGGCACCGATGCCGGCGATGCGGTCATCGCCTATACGCTGCCGAAAAACCAGGCGCTGCCGGACAACCAGGCGTCGCCGAATGGCTGA